TTGCAATTCATAGTTACAACAAATGTAGATCCTGTGGCTCATAAGGCCACCTTCTAAGACTCAAGCACAATTCCTTCTACGCTTGGCACATGGAGAACCTATAGACTTGCCATTGTGAATATTTTCGAGGGTCCCCTATGAGGCCAGCATTATCTCCATCAACAACCTTCCATATGGGGTGATCATTATTCAGTTACTATTGTAGTGGGAAGTGGCACCCGGAGCTAAGGAGTGGTTGGCAGAGCAAATGAGCTCGTTTGACACGACCTCACATTGACAGCACCTTGAACAGGTGAAGGGGCATGCTTGGCATGAGATTGGGCCTCCACTAGATCTTATGCCACCAACCCAAGTTAGAGTTGGTGTTGCTCCCCAAAACGGGAGTACTAGTAGGGAGCTAATGGTTAGAGCTATAAGGATGCACACTCTATTTGGGTCGATGCAATTGTGTCAAATATTACTACAAATGTCGACCAATGGATTGGGTCTCTTCAAGCATCAATAGAGGAGACCGTGTCCTCAATTGACCATCATTTAGATATACTAAACGAAAAGGTCAACATGTTGTTAGAAGAATTTCATACATATTTAAACTTAGCTGATCTACTAATCCATTTTTACTTTTGTGTTTATCATGTCATGTATTTTTTGTTATCTTTCTATAAAGAACAATaccaattaattatatatttcggGTTTATGTATTTTAGTTCTAAACTAtctttaaatttacaattttacatttaatattatgttatttcttttggtctgaatatttaaatttgaaatttaaactcCAATATACAAACATTCAAACCTTACACACATACGTTCAAACATTACTGCATATCAATTGCAAGAGAAGACATTATGTTCAAACTATATAGCAATAACGTTCACATGAATATAGAAACGTTCAAACATATCCAGAcgatagaaatttatttttaaaacagtACTTTCACACCTAAATCTTGTGACATTTGGTTAAACTACAAAATGTTCATACGTTGGCACGTCTAATGAATTTTGTTTGAATGTACTAATCCAGGAAACGACAACATATTGTTAATGTTCAAACATATAACTATTAATGTTTGAATATTGGTCAATTTATCTTCAAACTTTGGTGACACTATAAAGAAACTGTcactaaatattatatttggTGACTGTTTATTGACTGTCTAAATTCTTAAAAACTCATTTCTGTTGTAGTGGTgagttatttgttttaaaaatatggGATTGAAGTTTAACAATATTAACTTTCTTAATCCTTACACATAAAAGAACACaaaagaaagattaaaaaaaaaaaaaaaaaaaaaaggaaaagaaagtatgataccccatattttcctatgttttaattaaataattatttaatttatcattattatgggtttcttgttttaaatttaacatgatttttgtggtattattttatgatttctaagttgtaaaatttattcaatgattttttttcttttttcttgatattaattactgtttattatttaattagctttttattttaaattattttattgttggggtttaccaaattcttttacttagtcACTGTGTTTTAACTTAAACTATCATTTTCATCCTCTTCGTTAAATCAGTTTTAAGACCCCGAGTTGTAAAAACTgtatctcatttctttccctttttcttgttctctttttgtctttttccctttttatttccttcctctttctttttctcccctctctcttttcccctatTGCACCCCTGCAAGCTccccctctcttttctctctaccATGCGCCAAGGCCGTTTCCCCAAGCCCCGTCGTGCGCTACCCTGTGGTGTTACCACCCAGCCCAAAGTCTACCCTACCTGCCCACGAACCACCCCCTCCAATCTCAACCCCTACCTCGCCACCACCCTCCCCCACGCTCCCCTCAAAGCAGTGGCCTTCCTTCACTCCAACACTATTGTGGCGCCACCCTGTGTTGCCAGCTCTTCAACCCACCACTAGTGACCCTCCAGCCACCTAACCCAACCACCCTCAACCTTGATCCGCACCTCACAAAGCCACTCTTTCTCTTTCGGATTTCACTTCTTTAGCCTCCAACCACCGACCACACTGCCACCCACCACCATCAACTCCTTGAGCCTCCCTTAGATCCTCCTTGCCCAACCCAAGCTTCCCCTAGCTTTCCTCTCcattttctgttttgagatCCACAACCATTGCTTGAAAAACACTATACCCCACTACTCCGCCACTTTTGACGTGACCTTTGATCTTCTAGAATTTCCTTCCACCATTGTAAGTATTTGTCCAAAGAATTTATtgagattaaaatatatttttatactaacATTTTTTATGCAGTCTAATTGGTTGTACCGGGCCTTGGGTCCAAGGAGTGTGGATTTGTAGATTTTGGTTGTTGTCTGATGTGGGCCTTGGGCCGGTTTGGTGGACGGGTTAATTGTAGAGATGGTTTGTGGGTTGTACGTTTGGAGTTGTGATTGGTATATTTTATCTGATATGTGAAGTGCCATGACATCATATATACTGTTTGCATGCATTCTCATATGTcatgtttgaaaaatgagtttttgtgTTAAGAAAAGACTTTGAGTGCATGTGTAATGAACGAATTGAAAGGaatgagagaaaggaaaaagaaactgtagggatggtggtaagcagggaggGTGGTAGAGTCTTGCTTTTGATTTCTTCCTACAGTGCTAGCCGTAGGGATGGTGCTAAGTAAAGATAGTGGTAAGTCCCGCCTGCAATTCCTCCTACAATTCCTACTGACAGTGTGAGCTGTAGGGAAGGTGGTAAGTGCTGCCTGTGATTATTGCCTATAGTGCTAGCAATAGGGATGGTGGTATGTCCCACATGTGATTCTCACTTACATCGACTGAATGAATGGATATGTTGGCTCATTTTCATAGAAAATTGCGGTTTATGATTAAATGGATACGAGGAcaaattttctaggaaaatgatagaTTTATGTTTgagccattttctgaaaaaaaaaaaaaaaaaaaaatgaaggatgGCATTTAATGGAcgtgttttggttttttggcatgtgttgaaaaacaagtcaattTCGCCGAAAATGAAGGTTTAGTCTCATGCATGTTTCAgcatgtgcatgcatacatgttggTTATTTAAATATGTGTTTATCTATTGGATTATTTGTTGATTATTTTCTAAGATTCAtaatctcactgtggtaatcCTATTTTATGGTCCCGTTTCATGGaattatagattttgatgcaaaggatGACGTTGTGCCTGAAGGATTGGCTCCACTAGAGTAGTGATGCATGGTCACTCTTGGATCATAggatttgtttccctttttGGCCATATAATTTTggattttactttattttcgcTTAATAATTGCATAACCGTTTTGAaggaattttattttgatgGTTGTATAATTAaagaattctggtacttagttggctATTTTTAATTATCCACAACGATATTTGTTAACGCTTTTTACCTATACACACAATTATCATTTGTCGTTTGAAGTGTGTGACTCGTGTTATCATCATCTCAATGTCACGATTCTCGTCTTTCGGTACATGGGAGTTGGGGCATCACAGAAAGAATGTCAAAGTAGTTTGGAAGCTAAGAAATGCCAATATGATGTAATACACTACAAATATAAGACAGCTAGTTCTCACTCTTGTAAGTGGTTCGAACATTTCGAAAGTTGTAACTTGTAAGCAAGTACCCGGTTTCCTCCTATTTAATAAGCTGAGCGGGCCTTCGTAGGTAGATTCAAAGAGTAAAATGTACGAGATAATTAAAAGGCATGAGTCTCTCGAAAGAGATGCGACATTAGGAGTATTCattcctcattttttttttttaaatcaaactttcatttataataaaatcaatcaaCACAAGCTGTTTTTATCAATCCACAAAGCTTGAGCAACAAACATAGGAGCATCAATCCACCACATATCTATATTGTCAACATTCCAAGCATAACGTGCTAATCTATGAGCCATCTCATTCCCCATGCGATGCACATGCTGAATTTCGACTTCACTAAAATAATGCAATAGGCTTTTAGCCTCCTTAATGAGATTACCATATGCTGAAAAAGATTCTTGCTCCCCTTGCATTTCTTTAATCATCACCAAACAATCACTTTCAATAATAATTTTAGAGAAACCCAAATGGACACAAAGCTGTAAAACCCTTAATAAAGCCAAAAGTTCAATAGTTAAAGGATCATCTACCTCATTCTCCACCTTACTAGCAGCCATCACCAAGCTTCCTTTAAGAGTACTAGTATTCATTCTTAGTTTTGCATGACTCGTTAAAGAGTGAAATGTACAAGATAAAAGGCATCAGTCTCGAAATAGATGCAATATTACGCATGGCTGTTTTGGAACAAAATTGTTCTCAAGTATTCTCGGATATTTTcagatatttcattttcaaaattttcatttaattattacataatcattataaattttataaacaattaaacaaaaCACCAAACTCTATACAACTTTCTCatacttccaaacaaaaatgatattaaaaaataatatttaaataattttttaactttataatacttttatttaaaattttctattttctcaaaatctaatgaaacattttaattcaaactattttattattattaatatatattctaaaatagTCTTAGTATCCAAACGAGCCGGAgtgcaaacacatgatactctTATTTTATTGGAGGACACTgccattaaaaattaattagtgCATATGCCAACAATTTCAATGATATAAAATAGGATCAGAGCGTCACGTTATCCATGATCAAACAACTCCTCATAATTTTCCTTGactaaatttattagattaattaaaaagagTCAACACGAGTATAGATAATGTAATAAACCCAACAATATTAGCCCTGCGTATAACCACCATAGCATAACTTTGAGCAAGAAAAGGTTGGTATAGTATACATTTAATTGTTCATCTCAACAGTACATGACTAGGATTCAGTTGGCCAGTGATGCTTTCATTTACAAGCGGCCTGCAGACACAAAATTTGGTTGCAGAAGGATTTTGTAGTACCcgagatatataaatatatatatatatatatatttgtgtgcgtgtgtgtgtgtatatatatatatatatctaggaTTCCAATCAAAAAGAGAAGATGAGCAGAAACAGAATTGGGGAAAATCAGAATCTTCTAAACTTTTTGATCAACGTCAATGCTAATGAACTCCTGTTGCCTCTATGGCAAAACTCCCCGGAAATTAAGCTGTACCATCTAATTTCTTGTTGACAATGGTATGAACAGGACACTATCATAGGAAACTTGAAAGCTAAAAGCAGcaccatctctctctatctctgcCCCATTTGTGTTTTCTCTTTCTGCCTTATTCTAGAATTGTGTCTATACAAGTTATCGAatctttcaaaatgactgcATCACAGAACAAGCAACGGCTTGTGCCCAATGCCTCAACTTGGTCTTGACTTGTTGAGGATTATCCCCTAGAATCCATGAAGAAAacattaaaaacataatatGGAATaggcaaaattaaaaaaatgaacctcggtgaattgggatttttttttgctAATCAAAGTTCCAGGAGAATTGGTAAATAATTTagtcattaataaaaaaaaaaaaattatctggaAATGAATGATTAGTGTATATTGGAAAACATAGACTTTACCTGGACTACAGATCTTCCATGAATCCGAGTCACTCCTTGGGCTCCCGAAAGTTGAAGATGAACGGCCACCCAGTGGGGATAATGAGTCACGACTTTGCGGAGTCGAGACAGAACTCGTTGACAATTGTCGATTCACTGCAAAGTATAGATCGAGAGCAGGCAAAGTGCTGCATAGTTTTTGACCATCTTCCTCGTTGAACCCAAACCCAAGCTCTATACACCCTTTGAGCTCATGCATGTCCTCGTCAGTGAGACCATCGAAGTCGTTAATGCCATTCTTTTTGCGCTCCTGTCTAAGGAACCGTTGGCGTCGCCTCTCCCATTCAATGTCACGCGAGGTCTCGCACATGGAGAGTTGCTTTGACAGGCGCTTTTGGCTCTTCTTTGGTAGTGGCGTCAATGGCATGCGCTTGAGATCCTCCTCTTCTGACTCGCACAACGATGGGGATGATGATGACAACGACATTTTCCGCAATGGCTCCTCACgctccatttttcttctttttttctctaagTGGGTATGTATTAAATTAAGCTAATTATTCTTTTAGTAGGCCACGGAAGAGACTGGAACCGCCTCGTTCGCCTTGGTTCTATGCACGAAGGTGTTTATGGGTTGGGGTTTGCGAAGCCCCCCGTCTGAACCTACGTATGATCACTGTTTGATTCCGACAGGGAGTTTGGCTATCGATGGTGACAATGTTTGTCACCAACCCAGCCGGCTCAACGCCGAGGTGCTAAAGAGGGCTTTAATGGAAGGGTCAAATAGGGGTGGCTCTCACATCCATCCATTATGGCCTTCTCTTGTTTTTTATATCATTCATTCATAACTGTCAGCAACGATGCCTGCACTAATTTTAGAGGGTGGTAGCGAGATTTTTAGGAGGCTTTtcgcttttgttttgtttgtttggaaGGTTCAGCTGCATTCCAGTGAAAAATTTTCTAACAAGAGCGCTGCTATGTATTCCTGTTTTGAGGGGCTTAATGGCTTAATTAGTTCATTCCACTACATGCAAAAAGAGAAATGGATGCACAAGTTGAGTTGGCAGTTAATTTGCCTGTGGTGAGCATTTTCTGGTAGAGTTTGCTTAATTTCAACACACAGCCAACATGCAACGGTCACGTTTCCTTaggtacaatatatatatatatatatatgtttatatagttttaaatattatgtcaactttattttctaaattaagtAAATTCTTTTTCTATGACAAAAAGGGGATCGAATTAAGTATTAATTTCTCTATGACTTGGattatgagaaatgatttgtgtaaATCTTAAATAGACAAGTATCATATAAGTCTTTGCAAAAAGGTGGACCACACTTAAAAAAAAGTGTCAagtaaactatttttttattagtgggacccactttttacaaaaagacTTGTATGAAATTTGTCTATTTAAGACTTATACCTATCATTACTCAGATATTATAAGTGATTTCAATAGAACATTGTTTGGTTTTAAGTAAtctaaatgttatattaaactGTTATGTGAtaacatttttgtaaattataattctctctaaaaaaattatcatcacAAAACTTGAATCGCCATGTATAATTGTCTACCTAATTTGAAGATTCAATCAGTTTCAAGTCCTTGATCTCCTTGTCCAAGTCAAGTGGTACATTGGATTAACGAAAACATTCCAAGTATAGTAGAGCCAAAACACAATATTTTAGGACCAAACTAAAACTATATAAAAAGCACTAGTTCTTCATTTAATTttgaccaaaaacaaaaaatgcatcATTCCTCAAAATAGCGAAATCTGCACATGCATGCCAAAATATGTTTTCATTAGGAAATGCCTAGAGTAGTTTTATTGATTGTATGAAAAACACATGATACTTATAAGGTCATGTAATGGAAAGTAAGATCAGTTGAGAACATTCATCTTATCTgatcaaaacttctcataatttcattctcaaacatcacacaaacataaaacacttttcaatttcaattcttcaattttttcatctaatcattacttaattattataaatttttcaaacttctaaacaaaatacaaaaaataataaaaaattttcaaatttcaaaacaaaaataatattacaaaattatattcaaacaattttttagttttataatatttttttgtttaactttatctatttccttttttcaaaacctaataaaacatcttaactcaaacaatttcactaccATTGGTTGCAAACTATTTTACTAGTATTTACAAAATTCCCGTCACATCTCACTTTTCCAACATACCTTAAAACTCAATGTCTAAATTGTGGTTATTCTAGTCTAACATAAAATAGATTTGCTTTTTGTGACAAAATAAATGCCACACAAAATGAGAATTATCACGAAGAGGTTTTTGGTGACCCAAAAAAACCACCCTTGAATCTTTACCAAAATTCTTATGTGAGGTTGATTATTTAACCTGCATCATGAAAAACAAGTCTTTTTGATGGTTCATAATTAACTAGGCATTTGATTTAATATTTGAACATTATATGTATATGCACTTTTTGTGACATTTACTTGCCGTCTCGAAAACATGTTTGAACGAATATATTCGAACATTACACACGTCCAACAAGATTCATTAATctcaaaaagaacaaaataacaTTCCAACATTACAGAGTTCATATTGTGTACGCTCACTCATAAGCATAGCCAATGTTCAAACATGAATATGATCAGTGTGTTTGAGTTAGCATCATTACATTGATCAAGTACTCTAAAATGGTGAACGTTTGGACGTAAGTTCTTTGACTATGAGTACGTACATGCACTCTTACTAAAAACGTTACTTAGAATGTAATGGTGTTACGCTCGAATGTACGTGTTAATAAGCATTTGAACATGACGCacgatttaaaattttcatactacTAATGAAATATGGATCGAAGATAGAAACATAGCTTAGGTTGTGTCATAATTGTCAATacaagtaaataataaaaacacaaacacaattatatttattttaatcacTGAGATGACATAAAGATCAAGCGTCAAGTACTATAACTTGTTAATCTTTTGGGACAAGCTCTTTCAGGGACAAattaaatttcatcccaaaacatGATTATcttagatgaaatttaaatttcattttgaaatatggaaGCAATCTGTTGGAGCAATTTTTCCCAAGGCCTCAGGCCCAAGAGAATCGGCCCAGACCAAGCGTTagagcccccccccccccccccccccccacacaccCCAAGAGACCTAAAAAGCTAGGCCTAGGGCCGTCGAGCCCCTCAGTGACCTGACCAAGACTCGCGACCCGTATATATAAGTCAAGCATGAGATTTTGGGTTGGTAGATAGGACGCTAGTCAAGGAGCACGAAAGGCTACAccaacaaaaggaaagaaggaaacATGCCAGATGGAAGGGACTGGACTCTAAAGCAGCACCAGGGAatcacgccgcattaaatgcCCTCACCAGGAGATCATGCCACATTAATTACTTCACCCAAAGGGCAACGCCGCATTAAAGAAGGCATGGCGGAGGGGTTTCTTGGACTCCGGAGGGAACCCCTCTGCCTAAGTCGCAGGGCATGGTTGCCTGACCCTCAAGGTATGGTATAAAAGGACTCCTAGCGATCTGGTAAAGGGACCCCGGATGAATGACTCAAAACTCCCATGCTACAAAtccttttgttgaaaattaACTAGACACTTATCGCTGACTAAAGCATCGGAGGCTTTCTCGGCCACCATAGGGCCACCTTCTGCCAAACTCTTTTTTGTGATTGCAAGCCCATGAGAATGAAGAATAGAACTACTGGGAGCCCTGCCATTAGGCATATGAAACACGACGTCAACAGTGAGCCATCTGTGGGATTCAATAATTTCTAATGTGTACTTTGTATGCCTGCAAGGTCCCGTTATCAATTATCGACAAATATGAAAGCCAAAATAGCCGCCATGGAGCAACTCGTAGGAGAGGTGACAGGCAAGATGAATGTTCTCTGCAAGGAGAACAAGGCCCTAAAGAGCAACAAACAGGATTCAGCACATCATGGAGATCCCAGCACCAGCGAACACCAGGAGTCTAGGCAAGAAAAGGGAGACAATGACGAAcaggaagaaaggaaaaacatgCAGGTCGAGCTTCGCAACCTCAAAGGGATATACGAGGAGATGATGTAGAAGATGGGCAACTCATTATCAATGGATTAACTACTCGTCAGCACGGGCTTGCCTTATAGCGCCAAGGTGATGGTAGTCCCACTACCACCAAAGTTCCAGGTTCCCCCCATGGAGGTGTATGACAAGACCCGAGATCTGGTGGAGCATTTTGAAACAATTAAGGCATATATGACCTTGCATGGGTTTCCCAAGGAGGTGGCATGTAGGCCTTCCCGTTAACTCTAAGAGGACTAGCAAACGCGTGGTTTAGCTCCCTAGCACCTGGCTccatagaaaattttaaagagtTGGCCTGCCTATTCCACACCCACGTCATAGCTATTAAAAGAAGGAGGCGTCTTGCAACATTCCTTCTCACTATCAAGCAAAGGGAAGACAAGAGTCTGGCCAGGTTTAACAAGGAATGCATGATGACAGAGGACTAGGATAAGAAGATTACTCCGGAAACGCTCCTGGGGGGACTATGGCCCCTGTCTGTGTTCATGGCAGAACTAACAAAAAGAACCCCTACAACCCTACAAGAGTTCATGGATCAAGCCGATAACTTTATCAACACTGAGGACACTTTCTGCGCCCTAGCCGAACCAAGGAAAATGGAACTCGAACCAGTGGACCGAAAGGGAAAGGCCCTAGCTAAAGGCCATACTTGCGAAAAAGTTGAACGGAAGCCATGCAAGGCAAGAAAGGAGGAGCCTACCTCAAGGAATGCAGCATACCGGCACGACCAAGCGGCATTCACTATCTAGAGAGATGAGTGTTGGCCAGCTCAAGAGGAGAATCACTACTGCACCTACCACCAGTCGACCACTCACAACACATGTGATTGCCTTTCGCACAAGATATATCGAGCAGCACCAAGGCACCCTCCTTCCAATAGGAAGAGCAGCCATGGAGGGGGAGCTCCTAAGAGAGGACAGGGACTATCGATAAAGGACGGTGGAAAGCCCAAGGAGGAGGGAGGTTCAATGAGAACCTCCACGCGCTCCCTTACAGTAGCCATATCAAG
This genomic window from Carya illinoinensis cultivar Pawnee chromosome 7, C.illinoinensisPawnee_v1, whole genome shotgun sequence contains:
- the LOC122316719 gene encoding uncharacterized protein LOC122316719 — its product is MEREEPLRKMSLSSSSPSLCESEEEDLKRMPLTPLPKKSQKRLSKQLSMCETSRDIEWERRRQRFLRQERKKNGINDFDGLTDEDMHELKGCIELGFGFNEEDGQKLCSTLPALDLYFAVNRQLSTSSVSTPQSRDSLSPLGGRSSSTFGSPRSDSDSWKICSPGDNPQQVKTKLRHWAQAVACSVMQSF